TGGCCATGGTCATCAGTTCGGCTGGCGCCAGTTTGCCCGAAATCATTTTATTAAAATCCATCTTTAAAAAGGGGCTGGTTTATACGTTTGTCTTTCTCTGTCTTTACCATGTCTACTATTTCGGGTTTTATATTCTACTTGATTTAAGGGATGATAAAAAGGAGGTCTCATCACTTGAGACCTCCCCCTTTTCTGTCAACCTTTTTTATACATGTCCTGCTTCAGTATCGATTACGTTCATAGAAAATTACTGTGATTTTTCATAATTCATTAAAATAATTCTCATATATAAGTACATATTTTTACAAATTATTTCAAAAATTATTAGAAAACATTATATTTTAAAGAAAGAACAAAGTATATTTCATAATTACTTGGAATTTTTATTTTGTTATATAGACTTTACCACTTATAACTTTGTATAAAAATTCATCAATCATATTTTCAAAAAGAACTACCACACAAGTCTATTCAAATACTACTCCAGACATTGAATAAAAAGGTAAATTTAATTTTTGGGAGGTACGTAGAAAATGTTCAATTATATCTAGTTTGGGGTCAATATAACTTAATGCTTCTAATATTATCGAGTTTCCCTCACCCATAACTTTAGATGCTTTTTTTAAGGAGGACTGTAATGAATCTCCTAACATGAGAGATGACAAAGTTAATATACCTAAAATACCTGCTGCAATTGAATCAATAAACCATAGATGCCCTAAAACAATTTGTGACTGACTAGTAAGCTAGGACCAATCCCTAAGAAACCCATACTATTATTACGCACACTTGCACAACCACTATAACAGGCATTTAATATTAAATATCTTCTTTTAATCATTGATGGGAAAACCAACACTCACCTAAAAAACCTTCATAGGTCAAATACTTTTTATTTGAACAATAAAAAGGAAGGCTACTGAAATTCAGCAGCCTTCCTTTAAAAATGTTTCATTAATAATAGAACCTGTTTGAGAAGTATCAATGTATCAATCTTCTATAAAACAGGATTTGAATCGATTGACGAGGATATTGAGAATGCTGCTCGTGTGGATGGCGCAAATGAACTCAACTTATTTATGGTTGTCACTATTCCTCTAGACTTAAATCTATTATTTCGGGTGGAATCTTAAGTTTTGCAAGAGCATTAGGTGAATTTGGAGCTACTCTAATGTTTGCAGGGAAAATCCCAGGGAAAACACAAACAACCCCAACAGCTATCTATATAGCCATTGACTCAGGCGATATACAAACAGCTTGGTTAATGGGTAGCTTGTATGATTGGTATTTCCTCTTTAATGTTATTGTGTGTACATTTTATGAAGTCTTAAGAAATAAACATTACATGCGTATTCTTTCATTAATGGGTACCCACAGAAAACGCCAATCTCTCAGTGATATAAATGAGAAATTGGGATTAAAATATTAAACTAGAAGCCGATACTCTGAATGAAGAAATTGGTAGGCACCCCTAATTCAGCTGATCGAGAAAATTGTTTACTACCTGATAAAAACCGTTTAAATCATCAGAATGGACAGCGTGACCGCATTTTTCGAAAACTGCAAGTTTTGTGTTCGGTCTTCGTGATTCCATACGTTCAGTTTGGTCTAAGTCAAGAATAAAACTTTTTCTGCCATGAACTAGCAAAATAGGACAAGTAGAAGACAGCCAGTCTTCCCACCAAACCCCATTTGAGTTTTGTACGGAAACTTTCATTCCTTTTAAATCAGTACAAAACCCCCAACCTTTTTCATCCTCAAACACGCTTTCTGAAAAATAATCTATAGAATTAAGTCCTACACGTTCAAGTGATTCTCTCAGTTCTTTTAATGAAGCAGAACGGTTCGGGAGCTTCTCGGCAAAGGAGAAGTCAGCGTTAATTTCTGCACCGATATCCTCAACAATAACTGCTTTCACAAACTCCGGATATCGAGCCGCAAACTGATAAGCGTTTAGTCCACCTAATGAATGACCCAACATCGTTACAGGTTGTCCGCCAAGTTCTGTACGTATTAGGTTTAGAATATCGGTCACGTAGTTTTCTCGTGAGTAATCCTTCTTTGGAGGATGTTGACTCCAACCATGACCTCGTTGGTCTAAACAAATAACTCGCCAATCTTTGAATTTAGTTGCTAATTCAGAAAATGTTCTTGCATTACCCATATATCCATGTAACATAATAAGAATTTTCCGACTTTCTCCTCCAAAGTCAAGGTAAGAAAGCTTTATATTTCCTGATTGAAAATATTTTCTAATAGCTTTGTCATTTTCCTGTGAATAAACCATATTATCTCCTCCATAACAATGAACAATTTATAGATAATCGGAAGCTCCTAATTCAAGGGCAGGAATAACATAACGTTACTCCGTGAAACTGGTGGGTCATTATGTTTATGACATGAAGCATTTGCTTTCTGATCCATTCATCCTACTATTTGGCTTCTGCATCCTCCACGGCAATTATAGGTTCTATATGTCTCAATTTACTATCAAGAATGATTGTAAAACAATGTGAACGTTTTTACAGATACGAATGAAGCAGCAGGCCATATTATAAACAATATTTTATAAAGGAGCGTTTTTCCCCATCTCTATCCATTCTTCTCTTGATGGACCATAGACTCCTGGAACCTTTAGACCTGCCTGATCTATGAGGACCGTTGCTTGACCACGATGATGGATAATATGCCGAATAAGTAAATTCAATATTGTTCCATTCGTCGTCTCTCTTCCAAAAGCATCTTGAATTTGTTTTAATGTTTCATCAGACCATTGCTTTTCAGCTGTTTCTACTACATTACTGCTTACCTCTTGAAAAATTTTAGCAATTTTTTCAGCAGAAAGAATACCTTCACCATCCTTAATTACCTCAATTTCAAATCCAAAATTCGTAAGATATTCAGGAATATTGCTTACAAAATGCCATATAATCCTTCCCAAAGTGCGCCCTTCTGGCGAAATACGTTGTTGAAGGGATTCATCAGTTAAGACGTCCAAAACCTTTTGGGTAAGAAAAGCTTCTCGATTCCAATCTTTAATGAATTCGCCTATCGTAACATACACATTAAGTTCCTCCAAATAGATTAATTCGATACAATTGTATTATATTTACAGAACAAAACTAAATCACTGGATCATAGCGCCCTCAAAAACAGGTTTCAAAACCCAAAATGGCTCGGTCGGCTTTTGCCGCAACGACTACCGGGTGTAGGTGATTCTTCCCGTTTTATTTACTCCTTAACGAGTTTTGCGTTTCAAGTTCTTGTTGTATTCCACCGTATATACATGCCAATGCAGCCGAGATCGCCATAAAAATGGAACTTGACGTTACGCCGAATTGCAAACCGAACCGATCGACAATCCATCCTCCAAACAAAGGGCCGATTATTTGCCCAGTAGCAAAAAAAGCAGTTGTAATACTGAGACATGTTGCGTATATGTCATTAGGTACTTTACGACGAAGCAATGCAGTCGTCATAAGTGGTGGCGTTATAAACGAAACTAGCCCAATAAGCGCTCCACCTAATGAAGTAAGAATTATACTATTTGTAATTACTCCAAGCACACCTATTGCCCCTAGTGTTAACCCAGTTGCAAGGGTATACCCGCTCGGCCATCTGTCAATTGCTCTGCCGCCAAGCCAACCGTTGAATAAACCGGCAAATCCGATCCCACACCAAATCAGCCCGGCATAAAGCGATGGGATTCCTTGATTCACGAGAAAAGGAATCAAATAGGTGAAATAAATAATGTATCCCCATCCAAAGAAAAAATAAGATCCGATTAAAAACAATAATTTTTTAGGGCTAAATAAGAGTTTATACACATTCACATGTTCCTTGTTTCGTGTGTTGGATTCGATTTTACGAACTGTCGTTTCAATTTTATCCCTTCGAATTACCGCTTCAAAACCTATCGACGAACAGATACCAAAAATTCCCATAGCCGCCCAAGCATACCGCCACCCAGTCATGTGCGAAGGATCTATCGTATACGGTGCCAGCAAACCAGTTATCATGATTCCGGCAGATCCGCCTAACCATATAAATCCCGAAGCCATTCCGCGTTGATTTGGTTGAACGGAGTCCATGGCAATAGACAATACCAACACGGTGGCGAAAGCCGATAACAAACCAATCACGAAGCGCCATAGACCGAGTTGGATGAAACTATGGCTAAACACCGATCCAATCATGGCAATTCCCAAAAACGTGCACGAGACTCTATTAATGGTGTGTTTTCTGGATGGAAAGCGGCCGATTAAGAGAGGCAAACACAATGTCCCGGCCAAATAGCCGATGAAATTCAAGGTGCCCAACATACCAAGTTCACCGTAACTCCCTCCCATTTCCCTTTGAATCCCGGGTAAGAACAATCCATAGGATAGCCGCGAAAAACCAAGTATTACGGCAAACAAAAGGGATGCCCATATGGTGATCCAACTGAACGCAGATTTATAAGAATCGTGTACAACTCCCCCCATGCTCTTGACCTCTCCCTAAAATTATTCTTGACATCATTAGTGTAAGTTACCTTATAATTTTTGTAAAATTGAATTATCTGAAGATTTTATTCATATTTCTTAAAGTAGGTGATGAAATTGGATCTAAGAGCGTTAAAAACATTTGAATCCATTGTTCGTCTCGGCACTTTTCAGAAAGCTGCCGAAGAGCTCAGGTATGCACCATCTACGGTGACCCTTCAAATCCAGCGACTTGAGGCTGATCTTGGAGTATCCTTGTTCGTGCGCGAAGGCAAGCGCGTGATTCTAACCGAAGCAGGCCGATGGCTTTCACATGAGGCTTCTGCTTTACTCAAATCGATTGTATCCTTACGACAAACCGTGTCGGAAATTGGAGTCGGGGATGCTGGCATAATCCGAATGGCAGCTATTGAACCGGTAGCAAGTCAAAGGGTAGCGTCTATAGTAGCAGACTTTTGTAAGTTTCGGCCACAAGTGCAGTTAACCATGGAAGTGAGTGGGAGCAGATCTCTCGCGGAAAGGGTTCGTTCTGGAATATTAGATTTTGGCATATGCGTCTCACCACCGGCAAACTTCAAGCTGGCGTTTGAGCCACTTTTCGAGGAAAAGTTGGGAGTACTGCTCAAAGCAGACCACTCATTGGCCAAGCAGAGCAGTATAGCAACTCCGGACCTCGCCGGACAAACTATACTTTTAAAAGAGCAAACCTGCATATACCGGGAGTTATCGGAGAGGATCATATTTCAAAAGGGGCAAAATCCTTTTTCAGGTATTGAAGTGGGGAGTTTTCATGTAATTAGGCAGATGGTTTTATCCGGTCTTGGTATCGGAATTGTTCCTGTGTATAGCGGTTTGGAATTGCAAAGTTCCCTGGTCATCAAACCCTTCGCTGATATTGATCCAACCGTAGTAATAGGGACGGTTTATAAAGATAAAAACAGCATGGGTAAAGCGTCTTTAATGTTAATGAATGCAATACAAGACGTTTGTAAAAATTCAAATTAATATTTGCCTGTTATACTATCGTTTCCCCCTGATCTTGGTATGTTTTTTTACAGATTCCGAACGGGAAAGCCCACTCCATCAGGTGGGGGATGAAAGTGAGGTTGGATACGGAGTAGTTTTTTAACCGCAAGGTTTAAACTACTTTAGGTATCCAAAACATAAACCCACTATTCTTATTTGTTTCAATTTATTAAACTAACTGATACAAAAAAGGTATGAATGAATACAGACGAACAAATACAACCGTATCATTAATTAACTATCATTTTGTTTTTTGCCCTCGGTATAGAAGGAAAATATTCCTTCGTGCCGATGTAGAGGAACGCTTTAAACAATGGGTACAAGAAATATGTGAGGAATTGGAGATTGTTATTGTCGCTTGAGAGTGTGACAAAGACCATACCCATATGTTTCTGAATGCACTCCCAACACTGAGTCCTGCTGATATGATGGCAAAAATTAAAGGAGTGACTTCTAAAAAGTTGAGAGAGGAATTTTCTCATCTCGGGCATTTGCCAAGCTTTTGGACACGTTCCTACTTTGTATCGACCGCAGGAAATGTATCAAGCGAAACGATAAAACGATATGTGGAACAACAAAAAACAAGGGGGTGAACCGTATGTCGCAAACCATCACTGTAAAAGTCAAACTGCTACCTACAAAAGAACAAGCATCTATCTTAACCTCTATGGAAAAAGAATATATCACTACAATGAACGCATTGATTTCTGAAATGGTTGCGGAAAAGAAAACAACTAAAAAGACGCAAAAGATGTTCCTGCAAACTTGCCAAGTGCCGTCAAAAACCAA
This genomic stretch from Fictibacillus marinisediminis harbors:
- a CDS encoding DinB family protein translates to MYVTIGEFIKDWNREAFLTQKVLDVLTDESLQQRISPEGRTLGRIIWHFVSNIPEYLTNFGFEIEVIKDGEGILSAEKIAKIFQEVSSNVVETAEKQWSDETLKQIQDAFGRETTNGTILNLLIRHIIHHRGQATVLIDQAGLKVPGVYGPSREEWIEMGKNAPL
- a CDS encoding YbfB/YjiJ family MFS transporter: MGGVVHDSYKSAFSWITIWASLLFAVILGFSRLSYGLFLPGIQREMGGSYGELGMLGTLNFIGYLAGTLCLPLLIGRFPSRKHTINRVSCTFLGIAMIGSVFSHSFIQLGLWRFVIGLLSAFATVLVLSIAMDSVQPNQRGMASGFIWLGGSAGIMITGLLAPYTIDPSHMTGWRYAWAAMGIFGICSSIGFEAVIRRDKIETTVRKIESNTRNKEHVNVYKLLFSPKKLLFLIGSYFFFGWGYIIYFTYLIPFLVNQGIPSLYAGLIWCGIGFAGLFNGWLGGRAIDRWPSGYTLATGLTLGAIGVLGVITNSIILTSLGGALIGLVSFITPPLMTTALLRRKVPNDIYATCLSITTAFFATGQIIGPLFGGWIVDRFGLQFGVTSSSIFMAISAALACIYGGIQQELETQNSLRSK
- a CDS encoding LysR family transcriptional regulator, which gives rise to MDLRALKTFESIVRLGTFQKAAEELRYAPSTVTLQIQRLEADLGVSLFVREGKRVILTEAGRWLSHEASALLKSIVSLRQTVSEIGVGDAGIIRMAAIEPVASQRVASIVADFCKFRPQVQLTMEVSGSRSLAERVRSGILDFGICVSPPANFKLAFEPLFEEKLGVLLKADHSLAKQSSIATPDLAGQTILLKEQTCIYRELSERIIFQKGQNPFSGIEVGSFHVIRQMVLSGLGIGIVPVYSGLELQSSLVIKPFADIDPTVVIGTVYKDKNSMGKASLMLMNAIQDVCKNSN
- a CDS encoding alpha/beta fold hydrolase encodes the protein MVYSQENDKAIRKYFQSGNIKLSYLDFGGESRKILIMLHGYMGNARTFSELATKFKDWRVICLDQRGHGWSQHPPKKDYSRENYVTDILNLIRTELGGQPVTMLGHSLGGLNAYQFAARYPEFVKAVIVEDIGAEINADFSFAEKLPNRSASLKELRESLERVGLNSIDYFSESVFEDEKGWGFCTDLKGMKVSVQNSNGVWWEDWLSSTCPILLVHGRKSFILDLDQTERMESRRPNTKLAVFEKCGHAVHSDDLNGFYQVVNNFLDQLN